One genomic segment of Fusobacterium nucleatum includes these proteins:
- a CDS encoding U32 family peptidase, whose product MKIVAPAGNMERFYSAISATADEIYLGLKGFGARRNAENFTVEELKKAIDYAHLRGSRIFLTLNTIMTNREIELLYPTLKDLYNYGLDAIIVQDIGYAEYLHKNFPSIEIHGSTQMTVANYYEINYLKELGFKRIVLPRELSFEEIKEIRKYTDMELEVFVSGSLCISFSGNCYMSSFIGGRSGNRGMCAQPCRKEYKTSCGEKSYFLSPKDQLYGIDEIKKLQEIGVESIKVEGRMKDISYVYETVSYFRNLINGIDKEENAHKLFNRGYSKGYFYDNDKNIMNRDYSYNMGEKIGEVVGKSIKLDEDIVSGDGITFVSKDYKNLGGTYINKIAYKNEKLVLNFPERTKYIFRNYNKRLNDEISKKIKNTDKKLEINFDFTAKLNEKLILKIYLEDENKNRILDLEETSETLTQKAQKRAINEEDIKEKLTEIGDSEFTVKNIKIDIDENIFIPLSELKNLKRNAVEKFREKILSYFRRDLDSELKENNQEYFKLEIEKDEPKDLEIRVIVSNEEQKNFLENIKDEYNIKEIYYRTYDIAKQSMLGQHNLDNKLASNLYELLENKNSAVMLNWNMNIVNSYTISVLEKIEKLESFIVSPEINFSKIRELGKTRLKKALLIYSKLKGMTIDVDIADNKNEVITNKENDKFNIIKNEYGTEIFLDKPLNIINIMEDIKKLNVDIVVLEFTTETIEDIKKVLKQLKTRKGEYREYNYKRGVY is encoded by the coding sequence ATGAAGATAGTAGCACCAGCTGGGAATATGGAAAGATTTTACTCAGCCATAAGTGCAACAGCTGATGAAATATATTTGGGTTTAAAAGGTTTTGGAGCAAGAAGAAATGCTGAAAATTTTACAGTTGAGGAGTTAAAGAAAGCAATAGACTATGCCCATTTAAGAGGGAGCAGAATATTTTTAACTCTTAATACAATAATGACTAATAGAGAGATTGAACTTCTATACCCAACTTTAAAAGATTTATATAACTACGGTTTAGATGCAATAATAGTGCAAGATATTGGCTATGCAGAGTATTTACATAAAAACTTCCCTAGTATAGAAATTCACGGAAGTACACAGATGACAGTTGCCAATTATTATGAAATAAACTATTTAAAAGAATTAGGCTTTAAAAGAATAGTTTTACCAAGGGAGCTAAGTTTTGAGGAAATAAAAGAAATCAGAAAATATACTGATATGGAGCTTGAAGTCTTTGTATCAGGCTCACTTTGTATATCCTTTTCTGGTAATTGTTATATGAGTAGCTTTATTGGTGGAAGAAGTGGTAATCGTGGAATGTGTGCCCAACCTTGTAGAAAGGAATACAAAACTTCTTGTGGAGAAAAATCATATTTTCTAAGTCCTAAGGATCAGTTATATGGCATAGATGAAATAAAAAAATTACAAGAAATTGGAGTAGAAAGCATAAAGGTTGAAGGTAGAATGAAAGATATTTCCTATGTCTATGAAACAGTTTCTTATTTTAGAAATTTAATAAATGGAATAGATAAGGAAGAAAATGCTCATAAATTGTTTAATAGAGGATATTCAAAAGGATATTTCTATGATAATGATAAAAATATTATGAATAGAGATTATTCATATAATATGGGTGAAAAAATAGGAGAAGTTGTAGGGAAAAGCATAAAGCTAGATGAAGATATAGTTTCAGGAGATGGAATAACTTTTGTTTCTAAGGATTATAAAAATCTTGGTGGAACATATATAAATAAGATAGCCTATAAAAATGAAAAATTGGTTTTAAATTTTCCAGAGAGAACAAAATATATTTTTAGAAACTATAATAAAAGATTAAATGATGAGATTTCAAAAAAAATAAAGAATACAGATAAAAAATTAGAAATAAATTTTGACTTCACAGCAAAATTAAATGAAAAATTAATTTTAAAAATTTATTTAGAAGATGAAAATAAAAATAGAATTTTAGATTTAGAAGAAACCTCTGAAACTTTAACTCAAAAGGCACAGAAAAGAGCCATAAATGAAGAGGATATAAAGGAAAAATTAACAGAAATTGGAGATAGTGAATTTACTGTTAAAAATATAAAAATTGATATAGATGAGAATATTTTTATTCCATTGTCAGAGTTAAAAAATCTAAAAAGAAATGCAGTTGAAAAGTTTAGAGAAAAAATACTTTCATATTTTAGAAGAGATTTAGATAGTGAATTAAAAGAAAATAATCAAGAATATTTTAAATTAGAGATAGAAAAAGATGAGCCAAAAGACTTAGAAATAAGAGTTATAGTTTCTAATGAGGAGCAAAAAAACTTTTTAGAAAATATAAAAGATGAATATAATATAAAGGAAATATATTATAGAACTTATGATATAGCTAAGCAATCTATGTTAGGACAGCATAATTTAGATAATAAGTTGGCATCTAATCTCTATGAGTTATTGGAAAATAAAAATTCAGCTGTGATGTTAAATTGGAATATGAATATAGTAAATTCATATACTATTTCTGTTTTAGAAAAAATTGAAAAGCTAGAAAGTTTTATAGTTTCTCCTGAAATAAATTTTTCTAAGATAAGAGAATTGGGGAAAACAAGATTGAAAAAAGCCTTATTAATTTATTCAAAATTAAAGGGAATGACAATAGATGTTGATATAGCTGATAATAAAAATGAAGTTATCACTAATAAAGAGAATGATAAATTCAATATTATTAAAAATGAATATGGTACAGAAATCTTTTTAGATAAGCCACTTAATATTATTAATATAATGGAAGATATCAAAAAATTAAATGTTGATATAGTAGTTTTAGAATTTACAACTGAAACTATTGAAGATATTAAAAAAGTATTAAAACAATTAAAAACAAGAAAAGGTGAATATAGAGAGTATAATTATAAAAGGGGGGTGTATTAA
- the coaE gene encoding dephospho-CoA kinase (Dephospho-CoA kinase (CoaE) performs the final step in coenzyme A biosynthesis.), with translation MIIGLTGGIASGKSTVSKYLAEKGFKVYDADKIAKDISEKKSVQEEIILTFGNKILDKNGNIDRKKLKEIVFENKEKLKRLNAIIHPKVIDFYKELKEKKTDKVIIFDVPLLFESGIDKFCDKILVVISDYEIQLNRIIERDKINRELAEKIIKSQLSNEERIKKADVVIENNSNLEDLFKKVERFCETI, from the coding sequence ATGATAATAGGTTTAACTGGTGGAATAGCCAGTGGAAAAAGCACAGTATCAAAATATTTAGCAGAAAAAGGTTTTAAAGTTTACGATGCTGATAAAATTGCTAAGGATATTTCAGAAAAAAAATCAGTTCAAGAAGAAATAATTTTAACTTTTGGAAATAAAATTTTAGATAAAAATGGAAATATTGATAGAAAAAAATTAAAAGAGATAGTCTTTGAAAATAAAGAAAAATTAAAGCGATTAAATGCTATAATACATCCAAAAGTTATTGATTTTTATAAGGAATTAAAAGAAAAAAAAACTGATAAAGTAATAATATTTGATGTACCATTATTATTTGAAAGTGGAATAGATAAATTTTGTGATAAAATTTTAGTTGTTATCTCAGACTATGAAATACAATTAAATAGAATAATTGAAAGGGATAAAATAAATAGAGAACTAGCAGAAAAAATAATAAAATCTCAATTATCCAATGAAGAAAGAATAAAAAAGGCTGATGTAGTAATAGAGAATAATTCAAATTTAGAAGATTTATTTAAAAAAGTAGAAAGGTTTTGTGAAACAATATGA
- a CDS encoding helix-turn-helix transcriptional regulator, whose amino-acid sequence MKNELLNQYKILVNFLGKTLGPSFEIVLHEIKSEEVKMIAIANGEISNRTLENSISSETLDILKNKSYHNEESMVNHTVLLKNGKKVRSSSMFIKENQKIIGMLCINFDDSKFHDINCQILRIIHPDMFVKNYLSDVSYNILVDENKNKNEEENSTDNIENFMEKIFQEVNLKFNYPLERLTKQEREKIVQALYEKGIFNLKDAINFVAKKLSCSPTTIYRYVGKIEKR is encoded by the coding sequence ATGAAAAACGAATTACTAAATCAATATAAAATATTAGTAAATTTTTTGGGAAAAACCTTAGGTCCGTCTTTTGAAATAGTTTTACATGAAATAAAGAGTGAAGAAGTTAAAATGATTGCCATAGCCAATGGTGAGATAAGTAATAGAACATTAGAGAATTCAATTTCAAGTGAAACTTTAGATATTTTAAAAAATAAATCTTATCATAATGAAGAAAGTATGGTAAATCATACGGTATTATTAAAGAATGGAAAGAAAGTCCGTTCTTCTAGTATGTTTATTAAAGAAAATCAAAAGATTATTGGGATGTTGTGTATAAACTTTGATGACAGTAAATTTCATGATATAAACTGTCAAATTTTAAGAATAATTCATCCTGATATGTTTGTTAAAAATTATTTGTCAGATGTTTCATATAATATTTTAGTGGATGAAAATAAGAATAAAAATGAGGAAGAAAATTCAACTGATAATATAGAAAATTTTATGGAGAAAATATTTCAAGAAGTCAATTTAAAATTTAATTATCCTTTGGAAAGATTAACTAAACAAGAAAGAGAAAAAATTGTGCAGGCACTATATGAAAAAGGTATTTTTAATTTAAAAGATGCTATTAATTTTGTAGCTAAAAAATTATCTTGTTCTCCTACAACCATATATAGATATGTGGGGAAGATTGAGAAAAGATAA
- a CDS encoding MATE family efflux transporter, with product MKINWKIFREILYLAIPAVGEMTLYMMIWIFDTMMIGKYGGELAVSSVGLSTEIIYSFFNIIIAVGISTALTSLISRAIGSKDYKKAETIANAGIKIAVVLAFIFFSLLFFVPDKILNLAGATKEMLPLATRYAKISSFSFFLLTISSTTNGIFRGVKDTKTSLYVAGSINVVNLFLDYVLIFGNLGFPEWGITGAAVATVAGNFIGILLQWSRLKKLPFKISFFSHVSKKDIWEIIRFAVPSGLQEANFSLSRLLGLTFILSLGTTAFAANQIGIAIEAISTMPGWGVAIACTALVGHSIGENKPNKSQEYTLYSMIIASIFMGALAVFFFFVPKTLISFFINKQEIEVIRIGAMCLQVAAFEQIPIAFVTVLGSYFKGIGNPKIPFYVSFFTNWFLRIPIAFYLISILRLPVHIFWIITTFQWLLESIVLYYLYRKNINTILKNISVSNIIDKI from the coding sequence ATGAAAATAAATTGGAAAATATTTCGTGAGATACTATATCTTGCAATTCCAGCAGTAGGCGAAATGACTTTATATATGATGATTTGGATATTTGACACTATGATGATTGGAAAATATGGTGGAGAATTAGCAGTTTCTTCTGTTGGATTAAGTACAGAAATAATTTATAGCTTTTTTAATATTATAATTGCAGTTGGGATTTCAACTGCTTTAACTTCTCTTATTTCAAGAGCAATTGGTTCTAAGGATTATAAAAAAGCAGAAACAATTGCCAATGCAGGAATTAAAATAGCAGTTGTATTAGCTTTTATATTTTTTTCATTATTATTCTTTGTTCCAGATAAAATTTTAAATTTGGCAGGGGCAACAAAAGAAATGTTGCCGTTAGCAACAAGATATGCAAAGATTTCATCTTTTTCTTTCTTTTTACTAACTATTTCATCTACTACAAATGGAATATTTCGGGGAGTAAAAGACACTAAAACTTCTCTCTATGTAGCTGGAAGTATTAATGTTGTAAATTTGTTTTTAGATTATGTCTTAATTTTTGGAAATCTAGGTTTTCCAGAATGGGGGATTACTGGGGCAGCAGTTGCAACTGTAGCTGGAAATTTTATAGGAATTTTATTGCAATGGAGTAGATTAAAAAAACTTCCATTTAAAATTTCTTTCTTTTCTCATGTTTCTAAAAAAGATATTTGGGAAATTATTCGTTTTGCTGTTCCTTCTGGTTTACAAGAAGCTAATTTTAGTTTATCAAGACTATTAGGACTTACTTTTATTTTAAGTTTAGGGACTACTGCTTTTGCAGCAAATCAAATAGGAATTGCTATTGAAGCAATATCAACTATGCCAGGTTGGGGAGTTGCCATAGCATGTACAGCACTTGTTGGACATAGTATTGGAGAGAACAAACCAAATAAATCACAAGAGTACACTTTATATTCAATGATTATTGCTTCTATTTTTATGGGAGCCTTAGCTGTTTTTTTCTTTTTTGTTCCTAAAACATTAATTTCTTTTTTTATCAATAAACAAGAAATTGAAGTTATTAGAATAGGTGCAATGTGCTTACAAGTGGCAGCTTTTGAACAAATTCCTATTGCATTTGTAACAGTACTTGGCTCATATTTTAAAGGAATAGGTAATCCAAAAATACCTTTTTATGTTTCTTTTTTTACTAATTGGTTTTTAAGGATACCTATTGCCTTTTATCTTATTTCTATTCTAAGATTGCCTGTTCATATTTTTTGGATTATTACAACATTTCAGTGGCTATTAGAAAGTATAGTTCTTTATTATTTATATAGAAAAAACATAAATACAATATTGAAGAATATAAGTGTCTCTAATATTATTGATAAAATTTGA
- a CDS encoding DUF4234 domain-containing protein codes for MKQRNIFLCIILTILTCGIYGLVWLWCLNNELRVANNRKTNSGTNFLFSILTCGIFFLVWNYKLGEEVEDAGGKNEGVVYLILSLFGLSLIALALAQSQVNKICERNGN; via the coding sequence ATGAAACAAAGGAATATTTTTTTGTGTATTATTTTGACAATATTAACATGTGGAATCTATGGATTAGTTTGGTTATGGTGTCTAAATAATGAATTGAGAGTTGCTAATAATAGAAAAACAAACTCAGGAACAAATTTTCTATTTAGTATTTTAACATGTGGGATATTTTTTCTAGTATGGAATTATAAGCTAGGTGAAGAAGTAGAAGATGCAGGTGGAAAAAATGAAGGTGTTGTATATTTGATATTGTCTTTATTTGGGCTTAGTTTAATTGCTTTAGCTCTAGCTCAAAGTCAGGTAAATAAAATATGCGAAAGAAATGGAAATTAG
- a CDS encoding DUF2752 domain-containing protein, which produces MRKKWKLVIIFGIIAVVSIFVDRKFHGRSICLFYNTYGVACPSCGMTRSYIALLHGDIHKAFYFHPLFWAVPLLLLFYIWNKKKLFYSVAVLFIIVWVIRLFLYFPEREPFNFNENALFPKLYRSLKNY; this is translated from the coding sequence ATGCGAAAGAAATGGAAATTAGTAATTATATTTGGAATAATAGCAGTAGTAAGTATTTTTGTAGATAGAAAATTTCATGGAAGAAGTATCTGTTTATTTTACAATACTTATGGAGTAGCTTGTCCAAGTTGTGGTATGACTAGATCATATATAGCTTTATTACATGGTGATATACATAAAGCTTTTTATTTTCACCCTTTATTTTGGGCAGTACCATTACTTTTGTTATTTTATATTTGGAATAAAAAGAAACTTTTCTATTCTGTTGCAGTTCTTTTTATAATAGTTTGGGTAATAAGGTTATTTTTGTATTTTCCAGAGAGAGAACCTTTTAATTTTAATGAGAATGCACTCTTTCCTAAACTTTATAGAAGCTTAAAAAATTATTAA
- a CDS encoding phosphatidylglycerophosphatase A, with protein sequence MGDHNHNHKLIKNLGTCFGLGEMSFMPGTFGTLGGIPIFLALTYIKKFFLNVMVYNSFYLVFLVTFFAISVYVADICEKEIFKKEDPQAVVIDEVLGFLTTLFLINPVGIKATLIAMGLAFIIFRILDITKIGPIYKSQSFGNGVGVVLDDFLAGIIGNFILVFIWTKFFY encoded by the coding sequence ATGGGCGACCATAATCACAATCATAAACTCATTAAGAATTTAGGAACTTGTTTTGGCTTGGGAGAAATGTCTTTTATGCCTGGAACATTTGGAACTCTTGGAGGCATTCCTATATTTTTGGCACTGACATATATTAAAAAATTCTTTTTAAATGTGATGGTGTATAACTCTTTTTACTTGGTGTTCTTAGTTACATTTTTTGCTATATCTGTCTATGTTGCAGATATTTGCGAAAAAGAAATATTTAAAAAAGAGGACCCACAAGCAGTTGTAATTGATGAAGTACTAGGATTTTTAACTACCTTATTTTTAATAAATCCTGTTGGAATAAAAGCAACTTTGATTGCTATGGGATTGGCATTTATAATTTTTAGAATATTAGATATAACAAAAATAGGACCTATATACAAATCACAAAGTTTTGGTAATGGAGTTGGAGTGGTTTTAGATGATTTCTTAGCAGGAATTATAGGAAACTTTATTTTGGTGTTTATTTGGACAAAATTTTTTTATTGA
- a CDS encoding helix-turn-helix domain-containing protein yields MTIGEKLKKSRNDKGMSLRELATKVELSASFLSQIEQGKASPSIENLKKIAHTLDVRVAYLIEDEEDDIRNIEYIKKENIRYIESLDSNIKMGILLSNNREKNMEPIIYEIGIDGESGRDFYSHGTSEEFIYILEGELEVYVANKKYKLSKGDSLYFKSSLKHRFKNTSKKEVKALWVVSPPTF; encoded by the coding sequence ATGACAATAGGTGAGAAATTAAAGAAAAGTAGAAACGATAAAGGAATGTCTTTGAGGGAACTTGCAACAAAGGTGGAGTTGTCAGCAAGTTTTTTATCACAAATTGAGCAAGGAAAAGCCTCTCCCTCAATAGAAAACTTAAAGAAGATAGCACATACATTAGATGTTAGGGTGGCTTACCTTATTGAAGATGAAGAGGACGATATAAGAAATATAGAATATATTAAAAAGGAAAATATAAGGTATATAGAAAGCTTAGATTCTAATATTAAAATGGGAATTTTACTGTCAAATAATAGAGAAAAAAATATGGAGCCTATAATATATGAAATAGGTATTGATGGAGAAAGTGGAAGAGATTTTTATAGCCATGGAACTTCTGAGGAATTTATATATATATTAGAAGGTGAATTAGAAGTGTATGTAGCAAATAAAAAATATAAATTATCAAAAGGAGATAGCTTATATTTTAAATCTAGTTTAAAACATAGATTTAAAAATACTTCAAAAAAAGAAGTAAAAGCACTGTGGGTGGTTAGCCCACCAACATTCTAA
- a CDS encoding CinA family nicotinamide mononucleotide deamidase-related protein — protein sequence MKAGIFLVGTELLNGATIDTNSIYIAEELNKYGIEIEFKMTVRDVMSEITKALTYAKKNVDLVILTGGLGPTDDDITKEAMAKFLKKKLVVDEKEKKELLKKYKAYKNPNKTNFKEVEKPEGAVSFKNDVGMAPAVYIDGMVAFPGFPNELKNMFPKFLKYYVKENNLKSQIYIKDIITYGIGESVLETTVKDLFTEGDIFYEFLVKDYGTLIRLQTKIENKKNVAKIVKKLYNRISEFIIGEDDDRIENTIYECLNLGEKPLTISTAESCTGGMVASKLIEVPGISENFIESIVSYSNEAKIKRLKVKKETLEKYGAVSEEVAREMLAGLKTDIGISTTGIAGPGGGTKDKPVGLVYIGIKVKDEVKVFKRELKGDRNKIRQRAMMHALYNLLKILSKKVR from the coding sequence ATGAAAGCAGGAATATTTTTAGTTGGAACAGAATTATTAAATGGAGCAACAATAGATACAAATAGTATCTATATAGCAGAAGAATTAAATAAGTATGGAATTGAAATAGAGTTTAAAATGACAGTTAGAGATGTAATGAGTGAGATTACAAAAGCTTTAACTTATGCAAAAAAAAATGTAGACTTAGTTATTTTAACAGGTGGTTTAGGACCTACTGATGATGATATAACTAAGGAAGCAATGGCAAAATTTTTAAAGAAAAAATTAGTTGTAGATGAAAAAGAAAAGAAAGAACTTTTAAAGAAATATAAGGCATATAAAAATCCAAATAAAACTAATTTTAAAGAAGTTGAAAAGCCAGAGGGAGCAGTAAGTTTTAAAAATGATGTGGGAATGGCACCAGCAGTTTATATAGATGGTATGGTTGCTTTTCCAGGTTTTCCAAATGAATTAAAAAATATGTTTCCTAAGTTTTTAAAATATTATGTAAAAGAAAATAATTTAAAAAGCCAAATCTATATCAAAGATATAATTACTTATGGAATTGGAGAAAGTGTACTTGAAACAACAGTAAAGGATTTATTTACTGAGGGAGATATTTTCTATGAATTTTTAGTTAAAGACTATGGAACTCTAATAAGATTGCAAACAAAGATTGAAAATAAAAAGAATGTAGCAAAAATTGTAAAAAAGTTATATAATAGAATATCTGAGTTCATAATTGGAGAAGATGATGACAGAATAGAAAATACTATTTATGAATGTTTAAATTTAGGTGAAAAGCCACTTACAATTTCAACAGCTGAGTCTTGTACAGGTGGTATGGTAGCAAGTAAATTAATAGAAGTTCCAGGTATCTCAGAAAATTTTATTGAGAGTATAGTTTCTTATTCAAATGAAGCAAAAATAAAAAGATTGAAAGTAAAAAAAGAAACTCTTGAAAAATATGGAGCAGTCAGTGAAGAAGTTGCAAGAGAAATGCTTGCAGGTTTAAAGACAGATATTGGAATTTCAACAACAGGTATAGCAGGACCAGGTGGGGGAACAAAAGATAAACCAGTGGGGCTTGTGTATATAGGAATAAAAGTAAAAGATGAAGTAAAAGTTTTTAAAAGAGAGTTAAAAGGTGATAGAAACAAAATAAGACAGAGAGCAATGATGCATGCACTCTATAACTTATTAAAAATATTAAGTAAAAAGGTACGGTAA
- the clpB gene encoding ATP-dependent chaperone ClpB, translated as MMNPNQFTENTISAINLAVDISKGNMQQSIKPEALALGLLMQNNGLIPRVIEKMGLNLQYIISELEKEMNNYPKVEVKVSNENISLDQKTNSILNRAEKIMNEMEDSFLSVEHIFKAMIEEMPIFKRLGISLEKYMEVLMNIRGNRKVDNQNPEATYEVLEKYAKDLVELAREGKIDPIIGRDSEIRRAIQIISRRTKNDPILIGEPGVGKTAIVEGLAQRILNGDVPESLKNKKIFSLDMGALVAGAKYKGEFEERMKGVLKEVEESNGNIILFIDEIHTIVGAGKGEGSLDAGNMLKPMLARGELRVIGATTIDEYRKYIEKDPALERRFQTILVNEPNVDDTISILRGLKDKFETYHGVRITDTAIVEAATLSQRYISDRKLPDKAIDLIDEAAAMIRTEIDSMPEELDQLTRKALQLEIEIKALEKETDDASKERLKVIEKELAELNEEKKVLTSKWELEKEDISKIKNIKREIENVKLEMEKAEREYDLTKLSELKYGKLATLEKELQEQQNKVDKDGKENSLLKQEVTADEIADIVSRWTGIPVSKLTETKKEKMLHLEDHIKERVKGQDEAVKSVADTMLRSVAGLKDANRPMGSFIFLGPTGVGKTYLAKTLAYNLFDSEDNVVRIDMSEYMDKFSVTRLIGAPPGYVGYEEGGQLTEAIRTKPYSVILFDEIEKAHPDVFNVLLQVLDDGRLTDGQGRIVDFKNTLIIMTSNIGSHFILEDPALSESTREKVADELKARFKPEFLNRIDEIITFKALDLPAIKEIVKLSLKDLENKLKPKHITLEFSDKMVDYLANNAYDPHYGARPLRRYIQREIETSLAKKILANEIHEKSNVLIDLDNDHIVFKEV; from the coding sequence ATGATGAATCCAAATCAATTTACAGAGAATACAATTTCTGCAATTAATTTAGCAGTAGATATTAGTAAAGGCAATATGCAACAAAGTATAAAACCAGAAGCTCTTGCTTTGGGATTACTTATGCAAAATAACGGACTTATTCCAAGAGTAATAGAAAAAATGGGATTGAATTTACAATATATCATTTCTGAATTAGAAAAAGAAATGAATAATTATCCAAAAGTTGAAGTGAAAGTTAGCAATGAAAATATTTCACTTGACCAAAAAACAAATTCTATACTAAATCGTGCAGAAAAAATTATGAATGAAATGGAAGATAGCTTTTTAAGTGTTGAACACATTTTTAAAGCTATGATAGAAGAAATGCCAATTTTTAAAAGATTGGGTATCAGTTTAGAAAAATATATGGAGGTATTGATGAATATAAGAGGAAATAGAAAGGTAGATAATCAAAATCCAGAAGCAACTTATGAAGTTTTAGAAAAATATGCAAAAGATTTAGTTGAACTTGCCAGAGAAGGTAAGATAGACCCTATCATTGGTAGAGATTCTGAAATCAGAAGAGCAATACAAATAATTTCAAGAAGAACAAAAAATGACCCTATTCTAATTGGAGAACCTGGGGTTGGTAAGACTGCAATAGTTGAAGGGCTTGCTCAAAGAATATTAAATGGAGATGTTCCTGAAAGTTTAAAGAATAAAAAGATATTTTCACTTGATATGGGGGCCTTAGTTGCAGGTGCAAAATACAAGGGTGAATTTGAAGAAAGAATGAAAGGTGTTTTAAAAGAAGTTGAAGAATCAAATGGAAATATAATTCTTTTTATAGATGAAATTCATACAATAGTTGGTGCTGGTAAGGGAGAAGGTTCTCTTGATGCTGGAAATATGTTGAAACCTATGCTTGCAAGAGGTGAATTAAGAGTTATTGGTGCAACAACAATAGATGAATATAGAAAATATATTGAAAAAGACCCTGCACTTGAAAGAAGGTTCCAAACAATATTAGTAAATGAACCTAATGTTGATGATACTATTTCAATTTTAAGAGGTCTTAAAGATAAATTTGAAACTTATCACGGTGTTAGAATTACAGACACTGCAATAGTTGAAGCTGCAACACTTAGCCAAAGATATATAAGTGATAGAAAACTTCCAGATAAGGCTATTGACCTAATTGATGAAGCAGCTGCAATGATAAGAACAGAAATTGACTCTATGCCAGAAGAACTTGACCAATTGACAAGAAAGGCTTTACAATTAGAAATTGAAATCAAGGCATTGGAAAAAGAAACTGATGATGCTTCTAAGGAAAGATTAAAAGTTATAGAAAAAGAATTAGCAGAATTAAATGAAGAAAAGAAAGTTTTGACATCTAAATGGGAACTTGAAAAAGAAGATATTTCTAAAATTAAAAATATTAAAAGAGAAATTGAAAATGTTAAACTTGAAATGGAAAAAGCAGAAAGAGAATATGATTTAACAAAATTATCTGAATTAAAATACGGTAAACTTGCTACTCTTGAAAAAGAATTACAAGAACAACAAAATAAGGTTGATAAAGATGGAAAAGAAAATTCTCTATTAAAACAAGAAGTTACTGCTGATGAGATTGCAGATATTGTTTCAAGATGGACAGGTATTCCTGTATCAAAATTAACTGAAACTAAAAAAGAAAAAATGTTACATCTTGAAGATCATATAAAAGAAAGAGTTAAAGGACAAGATGAAGCCGTTAAATCCGTTGCTGACACTATGCTTAGATCAGTTGCAGGTTTAAAAGATGCTAATAGACCTATGGGTTCATTTATATTCTTAGGACCTACTGGGGTTGGTAAAACATATCTTGCAAAAACTTTGGCATATAACTTATTTGATAGTGAAGACAATGTTGTTAGGATAGATATGAGTGAATACATGGATAAGTTCTCAGTTACTAGACTTATAGGTGCACCTCCAGGATATGTTGGTTATGAAGAAGGTGGACAACTTACAGAAGCTATAAGAACTAAACCTTATTCAGTAATATTGTTTGATGAAATTGAAAAGGCTCATCCTGATGTATTTAATGTACTATTACAAGTTTTAGATGATGGTAGACTTACAGATGGGCAAGGAAGAATAGTGGATTTCAAAAACACTTTAATTATAATGACATCTAATATAGGTAGCCATTTTATACTTGAAGATCCTGCTCTTTCTGAAAGTACAAGAGAAAAAGTAGCAGATGAATTAAAAGCTAGATTTAAACCTGAATTTTTAAATAGAATTGATGAAATAATAACTTTCAAGGCTTTGGATTTACCAGCTATTAAAGAAATTGTTAAATTAAGTCTAAAAGACTTAGAAAACAAATTAAAACCTAAACATATTACGCTCGAATTTTCTGATAAGATGGTTGATTACTTAGCTAACAATGCTTATGACCCTCACTATGGTGCAAGACCTCTAAGAAGATATATTCAAAGAGAAATTGAAACAAGTCTTGCTAAGAAAATTCTTGCAAATGAAATACATGAAAAATCTAATGTTTTAATAGATTTAGATAATGACCATATTGTTTTTAAAGAAGTATAA